In Methylomonas sp. ZR1, one DNA window encodes the following:
- a CDS encoding antitoxin, which yields MTKLNLDAFEQDILDSVENDEWRSKGNIQERLVELQDFLKHEKKKSVSIRLSENDLYALKKKGLENGVPYQNIIQILVHQYTSNKIHLDVS from the coding sequence CAAGACATTCTCGATAGTGTTGAAAACGATGAATGGCGCAGTAAAGGCAATATTCAGGAGCGCCTGGTAGAACTGCAAGATTTTTTGAAACACGAAAAGAAAAAATCAGTTTCCATCAGACTTTCTGAAAACGATCTTTATGCGTTAAAGAAAAAGGGACTGGAAAATGGCGTGCCGTATCAAAATATTATTCAAATTTTGGTGCACCAATATACGTCTAACAAAATCCATCTTGATGTTTCATGA